One Streptomyces coeruleorubidus DNA segment encodes these proteins:
- a CDS encoding cobyrinate a,c-diamide synthase, producing the protein MSSSVPRLVVAAPSSGSGKTTVATGLMAAFAARGLAVSPHKVGPDYIDPGYHALATGRVGRNLDAYLCGPELVGPLFLHGARGCDLAVVEGVMGLYDGAAGEGELASTAHVAKLLRAPVVLVVDASSQSRSVAALVHGFVSWDPEVRVGGVILNKVASDRHEGMLREALEQTGVPVLGVLRRAPQVDTPSRHLGLVPVAERRAEAVEAVAAMAAQVSDGCDLDALMGLARGAGALSCEAWDAAAAVASSPPPPLPVPSSRGSAPSTPPGGSAPWTPDRPERPRPQTPDGLVVAVAGGEAFTFSYAEHTELLAAAGADVVPFDPLRDEELPEGTRGLVIGGGFPEVYAAELSANEPLRKAVADLAESGAPVAAECAGLLYLCRELDGQPMCGVLDAGARMTGRLTLGYRDAVAVGDSVLAAAGTRMRGHEFHRTVVEPGAGAEPAWGLRTPQRRVEGFVRHGVHASYLHTHWAAEPGVARRFVERCRTS; encoded by the coding sequence ATGTCCTCGTCCGTGCCCCGGCTGGTCGTCGCCGCGCCCTCGTCGGGCAGTGGCAAGACCACCGTCGCCACGGGGCTGATGGCCGCGTTCGCCGCACGGGGGCTCGCCGTGTCCCCGCACAAGGTCGGGCCGGACTACATCGACCCCGGGTACCACGCGCTCGCGACCGGGCGGGTGGGGCGGAACCTCGACGCGTATCTGTGCGGGCCGGAGCTGGTCGGGCCGTTGTTCCTGCACGGGGCGCGCGGGTGTGACCTCGCCGTCGTCGAGGGCGTGATGGGGCTGTACGACGGCGCCGCCGGGGAGGGGGAGCTCGCCTCCACGGCTCATGTCGCGAAGCTGCTGCGGGCGCCCGTGGTGCTGGTCGTCGACGCGTCGTCGCAATCCCGGTCGGTGGCGGCGCTGGTGCACGGGTTCGTCTCCTGGGATCCGGAGGTGCGGGTCGGGGGCGTGATTTTGAACAAGGTCGCGTCGGACCGGCATGAGGGGATGCTGCGGGAGGCGTTGGAGCAGACGGGGGTGCCGGTGCTCGGGGTGCTGCGGCGGGCTCCGCAGGTCGATACGCCGTCGCGGCATCTGGGGCTGGTGCCGGTCGCCGAGCGGCGGGCTGAGGCGGTGGAGGCTGTTGCGGCCATGGCCGCGCAGGTCTCCGACGGTTGTGATCTGGACGCGTTGATGGGGTTGGCGCGGGGTGCGGGGGCTTTGTCGTGCGAGGCCTGGGATGCGGCTGCGGCTGTGGCTTCCTCGCCCCCGCCGCCCCTACCCGTCCCATCCTCCAGGGGCTCCGCCCCTTCGACCCCGCCAGGGGGCTCCGCCCCCTGGACCCCCGATCGGCCTGAACGGCCTCGTCCTCAAACGCCGGACGGGCTGGTCGTTGCCGTCGCCGGCGGTGAGGCGTTCACCTTCTCCTACGCCGAGCACACCGAGCTCCTTGCCGCCGCCGGTGCCGACGTCGTGCCCTTCGATCCGCTGCGGGACGAGGAACTGCCCGAAGGGACGCGGGGGCTGGTGATCGGGGGCGGGTTTCCCGAGGTGTACGCCGCCGAGCTGTCCGCCAATGAACCCCTGCGCAAGGCCGTTGCCGACCTGGCGGAGAGCGGTGCTCCGGTGGCCGCCGAGTGTGCCGGGCTGCTGTATCTGTGCCGGGAGCTGGACGGACAGCCGATGTGCGGGGTGCTGGACGCCGGGGCGCGGATGACCGGGCGGCTGACCCTGGGGTACCGGGACGCCGTGGCCGTCGGCGACAGTGTGCTCGCGGCGGCGGGGACGCGGATGCGGGGGCACGAGTTCCACCGGACCGTCGTGGAGCCCGGGGCGGGGGCCGAACCCGCCTGGGGCCTGCGGACCCCTCAGCGGCGCGTCGAGGGGTTCGTGCGGCACGGTGTGCACGCGAGCTATCTGCACACGCACTGGGCTGCGGAGCCCGGTGTCGCCCGTCGGTTCGTGGAGAGGTGCCGGACGTCATGA
- the cobI gene encoding precorrin-2 C(20)-methyltransferase, with protein sequence MSSRLVGVGVGPGDPELVTVKGVNALREAEVVVVPVMDTGERGRAEATVLHYVPEEKVVRVVFALNERSDRARREAAWDAAGERVAELLRGHAAVAFATIGDPNVYSTFTYLAQTITELVPGTVVETVPGITAMQDLAARSGAVLTEGTEPLTLVPVTAGATVLKEALAGPGTVVAYKFGRQAHEVAEALRETGRIGDAVWGSALGLTEESIRPAADLDGTPLPYLSTLISPARRDGGRGGKL encoded by the coding sequence ATGAGCAGCAGGTTGGTCGGAGTCGGGGTCGGCCCCGGGGATCCGGAGCTGGTGACCGTCAAGGGCGTGAACGCCCTGCGGGAGGCCGAAGTCGTCGTAGTGCCCGTGATGGACACGGGCGAAAGAGGGCGCGCCGAGGCGACCGTGCTGCACTACGTGCCCGAGGAGAAGGTCGTCCGGGTCGTGTTCGCGCTGAACGAGCGGAGCGACCGGGCGCGGCGCGAGGCGGCCTGGGACGCGGCGGGCGAGCGGGTCGCCGAGTTGCTGCGCGGGCATGCGGCCGTGGCCTTCGCGACCATCGGGGACCCCAACGTGTACTCCACCTTCACGTATCTCGCGCAGACCATCACCGAGCTGGTGCCGGGGACCGTCGTCGAGACCGTGCCCGGGATCACCGCCATGCAGGACCTCGCCGCGCGGTCGGGCGCCGTGCTGACCGAGGGGACCGAGCCGCTCACGCTGGTGCCCGTCACGGCGGGGGCGACGGTCCTCAAGGAGGCCCTCGCCGGCCCCGGGACCGTCGTCGCCTACAAGTTCGGCCGGCAGGCACACGAGGTCGCCGAGGCGCTGCGGGAGACCGGGCGGATCGGCGACGCGGTGTGGGGGTCGGCACTGGGGCTGACGGAGGAGTCGATCCGGCCGGCCGCCGACCTGGACGGCACTCCCCTGCCCTATCTGTCGACGCTCATCTCCCCCGCACGGCGCGACGGCGGGCGCGGCGGAAAGCTCTGA
- a CDS encoding putative cobaltochelatase produces MSTPFPFTAVVGQDDLRLALLLNAVSPAVGGVLVRGEKGTAKSTAVRALSALMPQVDVVPECRFSCDPGSPDPACPDGPHAPGADGRSRPARMVELPVGASEDRLVGALDIERALSEGVKAFEPGLLAAAHRGILYVDEVNLLHDHLVDLLLDAAAMGASYVEREGVSVRHAARFLLVGTMNPEEGELRPQLLDRFGLTVEVAASREPDQRVEVVRRRLAYDADPDGFAARWADEEADVRARIVAARELLPSVRLGDGALRQIAATCAAFEVDGMRADIVMARTATALAAWAGRTDVLAEDVRQAALLALPHRRRRNPFDAPGLDEDKLDETLEEFSGDDDPDPDPGQGPDGPGGGGGGQPEPDEGPQGDDTGAGPEAGENGQPQPSGAGERSAVRAAEPFRTKVLSVPGIGEGAAGRRSRARTEHGRTTGSRRPRGTLTKLHLAATVQAAAPHQRARGRSGPGLVVRRDDLRQATREGREGNLVLFVVDASGSMAARQRMSAVKGAVLSLLLDAYQRRDKVGLVTFRGSGADVALPPTSSVDAAAARLESLPTGGRTPLAAGLLRAHDVLRVERLRDPARRPLVVLVTDGRATGGPEPVALAGRAARLFAAEGVASVVVDCESGPVRLGLAGQLAGELGGTAVTLDELRADSIAGLVRDVQGTSRRVA; encoded by the coding sequence GTGAGCACCCCGTTCCCGTTCACGGCCGTGGTGGGCCAGGACGACCTGCGGCTCGCGCTGCTGCTGAACGCCGTGTCGCCGGCGGTCGGCGGTGTGCTGGTGCGCGGTGAGAAGGGCACCGCCAAGTCGACGGCCGTGCGGGCGCTGTCCGCGCTGATGCCTCAGGTGGACGTCGTCCCCGAGTGCCGCTTCTCCTGCGACCCCGGCTCCCCCGACCCCGCCTGCCCGGACGGGCCGCACGCGCCGGGAGCCGACGGCCGGTCCCGTCCGGCCCGGATGGTCGAGCTGCCCGTCGGCGCCTCGGAGGACCGGCTGGTCGGCGCGCTGGACATCGAGCGGGCGCTGTCGGAGGGCGTGAAGGCCTTCGAGCCGGGCCTGCTCGCCGCCGCGCACCGCGGCATCCTCTACGTGGACGAGGTCAACCTCCTCCACGACCACCTGGTCGACCTGCTGCTGGACGCCGCCGCGATGGGCGCCTCGTACGTGGAACGCGAAGGCGTCTCCGTACGGCACGCGGCCCGGTTCCTGCTCGTCGGCACCATGAACCCCGAGGAGGGCGAGCTGCGGCCGCAGTTGCTCGACCGGTTCGGGCTGACCGTCGAGGTCGCGGCCTCGCGGGAGCCCGACCAGCGGGTGGAGGTCGTCCGGCGGCGGCTCGCCTACGACGCCGATCCGGACGGTTTCGCGGCCCGGTGGGCGGACGAGGAGGCCGACGTACGGGCGCGGATCGTCGCGGCGCGGGAGCTGCTGCCGTCCGTGCGGCTGGGCGACGGGGCGCTGCGGCAGATCGCGGCGACCTGCGCGGCCTTCGAGGTCGACGGCATGCGCGCCGACATCGTGATGGCGCGGACGGCGACGGCGCTGGCGGCCTGGGCGGGGCGTACGGACGTGCTCGCCGAGGACGTCCGGCAGGCCGCGCTGCTCGCGCTGCCGCACCGCCGTCGGCGCAACCCCTTCGACGCGCCGGGGCTGGACGAGGACAAGCTGGACGAGACGCTGGAGGAGTTCTCCGGGGACGACGACCCGGATCCGGACCCCGGCCAGGGGCCGGACGGACCCGGCGGGGGCGGCGGCGGGCAGCCGGAGCCCGACGAGGGGCCCCAGGGTGACGACACCGGGGCCGGGCCAGAAGCCGGGGAGAACGGGCAGCCGCAGCCCTCGGGCGCCGGTGAGCGGTCGGCCGTACGGGCTGCCGAGCCGTTTAGGACCAAGGTGCTGAGCGTGCCCGGGATCGGCGAGGGTGCCGCCGGACGGCGTTCGCGGGCGCGGACCGAGCACGGGCGGACGACCGGGTCCCGGCGACCGCGGGGCACGCTCACGAAGCTGCACCTGGCGGCGACCGTGCAGGCCGCGGCGCCGCACCAGCGGGCGCGCGGGCGGTCCGGGCCGGGTCTGGTGGTGCGCCGGGACGATCTGCGGCAGGCCACCCGCGAGGGGCGCGAGGGCAATCTCGTGCTGTTCGTGGTGGACGCCTCCGGGTCGATGGCGGCGCGGCAGCGGATGAGTGCCGTGAAGGGCGCCGTGCTGTCGCTGCTGCTGGACGCCTACCAGCGGCGGGACAAGGTGGGGCTGGTGACGTTCCGGGGTTCGGGCGCGGACGTCGCGCTGCCGCCGACCTCGTCCGTGGACGCGGCGGCGGCCCGGCTGGAGTCGCTGCCGACCGGCGGGCGTACGCCGCTGGCCGCCGGGCTGCTGCGCGCGCACGACGTGCTGCGGGTGGAGCGGCTGCGGGATCCGGCACGGCGGCCGCTGGTCGTGCTCGTGACGGACGGGCGGGCCACCGGGGGCCCGGAGCCGGTCGCCCTGGCCGGGCGGGCGGCACGGCTGTTCGCGGCCGAGGGTGTCGCGTCCGTCGTCGTGGACTGCGAGTCGGGGCCGGTGCGCCTCGGGCTCGCCGGGCAGCTCGCCGGTGAGCTGGGCGGCACCGCCGTGACGCTGGACGAGCTGCGGGCCGACTCGATCGCCGGGTTGGTCAGGGATGTGCAGGGGACTTCGAGGAGGGTCGCGTAA
- the cobO gene encoding cob(I)yrinic acid a,c-diamide adenosyltransferase yields MPQGQPSVIPDDGLTTRQRRNRPLVVVHTGVGKGKSTAAFGLALRAWNQGWPIGVFQFVKSAKWKVGEENALRVLGASGEGGSVAWHKMGEGWSWVQRDAQLDNEEKAREGWEQVKRDLAAETYRLYVLDEFAYPMHWGWVDTDEVVDVLRNRPGTQHVVITGRNAPEKLLDFADLVTDMSKVKHPMDAGQKGQRGIEW; encoded by the coding sequence ATGCCGCAGGGACAGCCGAGTGTGATTCCGGACGACGGTCTGACGACCCGACAGCGCCGGAACCGGCCGCTGGTGGTCGTGCACACCGGCGTCGGCAAGGGCAAGTCGACGGCCGCCTTCGGGCTCGCGCTGCGGGCCTGGAACCAGGGCTGGCCGATCGGGGTGTTCCAGTTCGTCAAGTCGGCGAAGTGGAAGGTCGGCGAGGAGAACGCGCTGCGTGTGCTCGGTGCCTCCGGTGAGGGCGGGTCCGTCGCCTGGCACAAGATGGGCGAGGGCTGGTCCTGGGTGCAGCGCGACGCACAGCTGGACAACGAGGAGAAGGCCCGGGAGGGGTGGGAGCAGGTCAAGCGGGACCTGGCGGCGGAGACCTACCGGCTGTACGTGCTGGACGAGTTCGCCTACCCGATGCACTGGGGCTGGGTGGACACCGACGAGGTCGTGGACGTCCTGCGGAACCGGCCCGGGACCCAGCATGTGGTGATCACGGGGCGCAACGCCCCGGAGAAGCTCCTGGACTTCGCCGACCTCGTGACCGACATGTCCAAGGTGAAGCACCCGATGGACGCGGGGCAGAAGGGGCAGAGGGGCATCGAGTGGTGA
- the cobM gene encoding precorrin-4 C(11)-methyltransferase: protein MADAPTGKVTFVGAGPGAADLLTFRAARAIAEADVVIWAASLVQAEVLQHAREDAEVLDSAAMSLEDVVAVYRRAREEGLRVARIHSGDPALWGGTQEQLDRCAEMGLATEVVPGVSAFSAVAALAQRELTVPEVAQSVVLTRLGGGKTPMPPGEEVREFARHGTTMAIFLSAARSGQLVRELLEGGYPTTTPVVVAYQATWPEELIVKCTIGTLEETVKEHKLWKHTLFLVGPALEAHGTRSHLYHPGHFHGYRKADPEARRALRERGART from the coding sequence ATGGCCGACGCCCCCACCGGCAAGGTGACCTTCGTCGGTGCCGGCCCCGGCGCCGCCGACCTGCTGACGTTCCGTGCCGCGCGCGCCATCGCCGAGGCCGACGTGGTGATCTGGGCGGCCAGCCTGGTCCAGGCGGAGGTCCTCCAGCACGCGCGCGAGGACGCGGAGGTCCTCGACTCGGCGGCCATGTCCCTGGAGGACGTCGTGGCCGTGTACCGGCGGGCCCGGGAGGAGGGCCTGCGCGTCGCCCGGATCCACTCCGGCGACCCCGCCCTGTGGGGCGGCACCCAGGAGCAGCTCGACCGGTGTGCCGAGATGGGCCTCGCGACCGAGGTCGTGCCCGGGGTGTCCGCCTTCTCCGCCGTCGCCGCGCTGGCGCAGCGCGAGCTGACCGTTCCCGAGGTCGCGCAGTCCGTCGTCCTGACGCGGCTCGGTGGCGGCAAGACGCCCATGCCGCCCGGGGAGGAGGTCCGCGAGTTCGCCCGGCACGGCACCACCATGGCGATCTTCCTCTCCGCGGCCCGCAGCGGGCAGCTGGTGCGGGAGCTGCTGGAGGGCGGCTATCCGACGACGACCCCGGTCGTGGTCGCCTACCAGGCGACCTGGCCGGAGGAGCTGATCGTGAAGTGCACGATCGGCACGCTGGAGGAGACGGTCAAGGAACACAAGCTCTGGAAGCACACGCTGTTCCTGGTCGGCCCGGCGCTCGAGGCGCACGGCACGCGCTCGCACCTGTACCACCCGGGCCACTTCCACGGCTACCGCAAGGCCGACCCCGAGGCCCGCAGGGCGCTGCGCGAAAGGGGTGCCCGTACATGA
- the cobN gene encoding cobaltochelatase subunit CobN, which translates to MSTVLLLSTADTDLLAARAAAGASYRIGNPTRVDVGEELPALLEGADIAVVRLLGGKRAWEDGLAALKASGVPTVLLGGEAVPDAELMAESSVPAGVVAEALKYLVEGGPANLTELARFLSDTVLLTGEGFAAPQRMPEYGVRGERAQAEGRPTVGVLFYRAHELSGNTAFVDTLCDAIEARGANALPVYCGSLRGADAGLYEILGRADALVATVLAAGGTHASQASAGGDEESWDIGALAELNIPVLQGLCLTSSRRAWEASDAALSPMDAAMQVAIPEFDGRLITVPFSFKEQVVEKGADVPVYVADPERAARVAGIAVRHARLKHKANAEKRLALVFTAYPTKHSRVGNAVGLDTPASAVRVLDALRDAGYGLTEYPAGGDELIHRLIAAGGHDVEWLTDEQLAAAPARVPLADYRAWFDQLDPELRDAMTEAWGEPPGSLYVDGDDIVLASLQFGNVVVMIQPPRGFGENPIAIYHDPDMPPSHHYLAAYRWLENSFGADAIVHMGKHGTLEWLPGKGLGLSAGCAPDAVLGELPLIYPFIVNDPGEGTQAKRRGHATVVDHLVPPMARADTYGDLAKLEQLLDEYALVSDLDPAKAPAVRAQIWTLVKAAELHHDLHVDEQPDDEAFDEFVMHIDGYLCEIKDVQIRDGLHILGGGPVGEPRVNLVLAVLRASQVWGGQADALPGLRAALAEHFGLVEKELLAEPGTAVKVPVELTGLVAGPARTAADAIDLLEQLCRRIAEGMEERGWAVAEVPALVREVLGRDVADAVAVLEFACTEVVPRLARTTDEIGHILRALDGGYVPAGPSGSPTRGLVNVLPTGRNFYSVDPKAIPSRLSWEVGQSLADSLVQRYLTDTGAYPKSVGLTVWGTSAMRTQGDDIAEILALLGCRPVWDDASRRVTGFEVISPEELGRPRIDVTVRISGFFRDAFPHVVGLIDDAVRKVAELDEPAEQNYVRAHADEDTAEHGDRRRATARIFGSKPGAYGAGLLPLIDARNWRSDADLAEVYAVWGGYAYGRGLDGRAARGDMETAFKRIAVAAKNVDTREHDLVDADDYFQYHGGMVAMVRHLTGASPEAYVGDSAVPDQVKTRTLGEETHRVFRARVVNPRWMAAMRRHGYKGAFEMAATVDYLFGYDATAGVVDDWMYEKLSAEYVFDPENREFMKTSNPWALRGITERLLEAADRGLWAEPDAETLDRLRATYLELEGDLEGDDK; encoded by the coding sequence ATGAGCACTGTGTTGTTGTTGTCGACCGCCGACACGGACCTGCTGGCGGCCCGGGCCGCCGCCGGTGCCTCGTACCGGATCGGCAACCCGACCCGCGTGGATGTCGGGGAGGAGCTTCCGGCGCTCCTCGAAGGCGCGGACATCGCCGTCGTACGGCTGCTCGGCGGCAAGCGGGCCTGGGAGGACGGGCTCGCCGCGCTGAAGGCGTCCGGCGTCCCGACCGTGCTGCTGGGCGGAGAGGCCGTTCCCGACGCCGAGTTGATGGCCGAGTCGTCGGTGCCGGCGGGTGTCGTGGCGGAGGCGCTGAAGTACCTCGTGGAGGGCGGGCCGGCCAACCTCACGGAGCTGGCGCGGTTCCTGTCCGACACCGTGCTGCTCACGGGCGAGGGCTTCGCCGCGCCGCAGCGGATGCCGGAGTACGGCGTCCGGGGCGAGCGCGCACAGGCCGAGGGCCGGCCGACCGTCGGCGTGCTCTTCTACCGGGCGCACGAGCTGAGCGGCAACACCGCCTTCGTGGACACCCTGTGCGACGCGATCGAGGCGCGGGGCGCCAACGCGCTGCCCGTGTACTGCGGTTCGCTGCGCGGGGCCGACGCGGGGCTGTACGAAATCCTCGGGCGGGCGGACGCCCTCGTCGCCACCGTCCTCGCCGCCGGCGGCACCCACGCCTCGCAGGCCTCGGCGGGCGGTGACGAGGAGTCCTGGGACATCGGCGCCCTCGCCGAGCTGAACATCCCCGTGCTGCAAGGGCTGTGCCTGACGTCCTCGCGGCGCGCCTGGGAGGCGTCCGACGCCGCCCTGTCCCCCATGGACGCCGCGATGCAGGTGGCGATCCCGGAGTTCGACGGGCGGCTGATCACCGTGCCGTTCTCCTTCAAGGAGCAGGTCGTCGAGAAGGGCGCCGACGTGCCCGTGTACGTCGCCGACCCGGAGCGGGCCGCGCGGGTCGCCGGGATCGCCGTACGGCACGCGCGGTTGAAGCACAAGGCGAACGCCGAGAAGAGGCTCGCGCTCGTTTTCACCGCGTACCCGACCAAGCACTCACGGGTCGGCAACGCCGTCGGGCTGGACACCCCGGCCTCTGCGGTGCGGGTGCTGGACGCGCTCAGGGACGCCGGGTACGGCCTCACCGAGTACCCCGCGGGCGGTGACGAGCTGATCCACCGGCTCATCGCGGCGGGCGGGCACGATGTGGAGTGGCTGACGGACGAGCAGCTGGCCGCCGCGCCCGCGCGGGTGCCGCTGGCGGACTACCGGGCCTGGTTCGACCAGCTCGACCCGGAGCTGAGGGACGCCATGACCGAGGCGTGGGGCGAGCCGCCGGGCAGCCTCTACGTCGACGGGGACGACATCGTGCTGGCGTCCCTGCAGTTCGGGAACGTCGTGGTGATGATCCAGCCGCCGCGCGGCTTCGGCGAGAACCCCATCGCGATCTACCACGACCCGGACATGCCGCCGTCCCACCACTACCTGGCGGCCTACCGCTGGCTGGAGAACAGTTTCGGCGCGGACGCGATCGTGCACATGGGCAAGCACGGCACGCTGGAGTGGCTGCCCGGCAAGGGCCTCGGGCTCAGCGCCGGCTGCGCCCCGGACGCCGTGCTCGGGGAGCTGCCCCTGATCTACCCGTTCATCGTCAACGACCCGGGCGAAGGCACCCAGGCCAAGCGGCGCGGACACGCCACGGTCGTCGACCACCTGGTGCCGCCGATGGCCCGCGCCGACACCTACGGCGACCTGGCCAAGCTGGAGCAGCTCCTCGACGAGTACGCGCTCGTCTCCGACCTGGACCCGGCGAAGGCCCCGGCCGTGCGCGCGCAGATCTGGACCCTCGTCAAGGCCGCCGAGCTCCACCACGACCTGCATGTCGACGAGCAGCCGGACGACGAGGCGTTCGACGAGTTCGTCATGCACATCGACGGCTATCTGTGCGAGATCAAGGACGTGCAGATCCGGGACGGCCTGCACATCCTGGGCGGCGGCCCGGTCGGTGAACCGCGCGTCAACCTCGTGCTGGCGGTGCTGCGCGCCTCGCAGGTGTGGGGCGGGCAGGCCGACGCGCTGCCCGGGCTGAGGGCGGCGCTGGCGGAGCACTTCGGGCTGGTGGAGAAGGAGCTGCTGGCCGAGCCGGGCACTGCGGTGAAGGTGCCGGTGGAGCTGACGGGCCTGGTGGCGGGCCCGGCACGCACCGCCGCCGACGCCATCGACCTGCTGGAGCAGTTGTGCCGGCGGATCGCGGAGGGCATGGAGGAGCGGGGCTGGGCGGTCGCCGAGGTCCCGGCGCTGGTCCGGGAGGTGCTCGGCAGGGACGTCGCCGACGCCGTGGCGGTGCTGGAGTTCGCCTGCACGGAGGTCGTGCCGCGGCTGGCCAGGACCACCGACGAGATCGGGCACATCCTGCGGGCGCTGGACGGCGGTTACGTCCCTGCGGGCCCCTCCGGCTCGCCGACCCGCGGTCTGGTCAACGTCCTGCCGACGGGACGCAACTTCTACTCCGTCGACCCCAAGGCGATTCCGTCCCGGCTGAGCTGGGAGGTCGGGCAGTCGCTCGCGGACTCGCTGGTGCAGCGGTATCTGACCGACACCGGCGCGTACCCGAAGTCCGTCGGCCTGACGGTGTGGGGCACCTCGGCCATGCGCACCCAGGGCGACGACATCGCCGAGATCCTGGCGCTGCTGGGCTGCCGGCCGGTGTGGGACGACGCCTCGCGCCGGGTGACCGGGTTCGAGGTGATCTCCCCGGAGGAGCTCGGCCGGCCGCGTATCGACGTGACGGTCCGGATCTCGGGCTTCTTCCGGGACGCGTTCCCGCACGTAGTCGGGCTGATCGACGACGCCGTGCGCAAGGTCGCCGAGCTGGACGAGCCCGCCGAGCAGAACTACGTCCGGGCGCACGCCGACGAGGACACCGCCGAGCACGGCGACCGGCGCCGGGCGACCGCCCGGATCTTCGGCTCCAAGCCGGGGGCGTACGGGGCCGGTCTGCTGCCGCTGATCGACGCGCGCAACTGGCGCTCCGACGCGGACCTCGCCGAGGTGTACGCGGTGTGGGGCGGCTACGCCTACGGGCGGGGGCTGGACGGGCGGGCCGCGCGCGGGGACATGGAGACGGCGTTCAAGCGGATCGCCGTGGCCGCCAAGAACGTGGACACCCGCGAGCACGACCTCGTCGACGCCGACGACTATTTCCAGTACCACGGCGGCATGGTCGCCATGGTCCGCCATCTGACGGGCGCGAGCCCCGAGGCGTACGTCGGCGACTCGGCCGTACCGGACCAGGTGAAGACCCGCACGCTGGGCGAGGAGACGCACCGGGTCTTCCGCGCCCGCGTGGTCAACCCGCGCTGGATGGCGGCCATGCGGCGGCACGGCTACAAGGGCGCCTTCGAGATGGCCGCGACCGTGGACTACCTCTTCGGGTACGACGCCACGGCCGGGGTCGTGGACGACTGGATGTACGAGAAACTCAGCGCCGAGTACGTCTTCGACCCGGAGAACCGGGAGTTCATGAAGACGTCCAACCCCTGGGCGCTGCGCGGCATCACCGAGCGGCTGCTGGAGGCCGCCGACCGCGGACTGTGGGCGGAGCCGGACGCGGAGACGCTGGACCGGCTGCGTGCCACGTACCTGGAGCTCGAAGGCGACTTGGAAGGTGACGACAAGTGA
- a CDS encoding cobyric acid synthase: MTGGGLLVAGTTSDAGKSVVTAGVCRWLVRQGVKVAPFKAQNMSLNSFVTKEGAEIGRAQAMQAQACRVEPTALMNPVLLKPGGESSSQVVLLGKPVGELSARGYHGGRQQKLLGTVLDCLEQLRGTYDAVICEGAGSPAEINLRRTDIVNMGIARNAGLPVLVVGDIDRGGVFASFFGTVALLSREDQECVAGFLVNKFRGDVSLLEPGLDMLQGLTGRRTYGVLPFRNGLGIDEEDGLRVSLRGTVRESVVAPPVGEDVLRVAVCAIPLMSNFTDVDALAAEPGVVVRFVDRPEELADADLVIVPGTRGTVRALEWLRERGLAGALVRRAAEQRPVLGICGGFQILGEHIEDDVESRRGHVEGLGTLPVRVRFAREKTLTRPAGEALGERVEGYEIHHGVADVTGGAPFLDGCRVGQTWGTHWHGSLESDGFRRAFLREVAAAAGRRFVPAPDTSFAALREEQLDRLGDLIEQHADTDALWRLIESGAPRGLPFIPPGAPA, encoded by the coding sequence ATGACGGGCGGTGGGCTTCTCGTCGCCGGTACCACCTCCGACGCCGGCAAGAGCGTCGTGACCGCCGGGGTCTGCCGGTGGCTGGTGCGGCAGGGCGTCAAGGTCGCGCCCTTCAAGGCGCAGAACATGTCCCTCAATTCGTTCGTGACGAAGGAAGGGGCCGAGATCGGGCGGGCGCAGGCCATGCAGGCGCAGGCCTGCCGCGTCGAGCCGACCGCGCTGATGAACCCCGTGCTGCTCAAGCCCGGTGGCGAGAGCAGCAGTCAGGTCGTGCTGCTGGGCAAGCCGGTCGGGGAGCTCAGCGCCCGCGGGTACCACGGCGGACGGCAGCAGAAGCTGCTCGGGACCGTGCTGGACTGTCTGGAGCAGTTGCGGGGCACGTATGACGCGGTGATCTGTGAGGGGGCGGGCAGTCCCGCCGAGATCAATCTGCGCCGGACCGACATCGTCAACATGGGGATCGCCCGCAACGCCGGGCTCCCCGTGCTCGTCGTCGGGGACATCGACCGGGGCGGTGTCTTCGCCTCGTTCTTCGGGACCGTCGCGCTGCTGTCGCGCGAGGACCAGGAGTGCGTCGCCGGGTTCCTCGTCAACAAGTTCCGGGGGGACGTCTCCCTGCTGGAGCCGGGTCTCGACATGCTCCAGGGCCTCACCGGGCGGCGTACGTACGGCGTTCTGCCCTTCCGGAACGGGCTGGGGATCGACGAGGAGGACGGGTTGCGGGTCTCCCTGCGCGGCACCGTGCGGGAGTCGGTCGTCGCCCCGCCCGTCGGCGAGGACGTCCTGCGGGTCGCCGTGTGCGCGATCCCGCTCATGTCCAACTTCACCGACGTGGACGCGCTGGCCGCCGAACCGGGTGTCGTCGTGCGGTTCGTGGACCGGCCCGAGGAGCTCGCCGACGCCGACCTCGTCATCGTGCCCGGGACCCGGGGGACCGTCCGTGCGCTGGAGTGGCTGCGGGAGCGCGGGCTGGCCGGCGCGCTCGTGCGCAGGGCCGCCGAGCAGCGGCCCGTCCTCGGGATCTGCGGCGGCTTCCAGATCCTCGGCGAGCACATCGAGGACGACGTCGAAAGCCGCCGGGGTCATGTCGAGGGGCTCGGGACCCTGCCCGTGCGGGTGCGGTTCGCCCGCGAGAAGACCCTCACGCGGCCGGCGGGCGAGGCCCTCGGGGAGCGCGTCGAGGGCTACGAGATCCATCACGGCGTCGCCGACGTCACCGGAGGGGCCCCCTTCCTGGACGGCTGCCGGGTCGGCCAGACCTGGGGCACGCACTGGCACGGCTCGCTGGAATCGGACGGGTTCCGGCGGGCCTTCCTGCGCGAGGTGGCGGCCGCCGCGGGGCGCCGCTTCGTGCCGGCGCCTGACACCTCGTTCGCCGCGCTGCGCGAGGAGCAGCTCGACCGGCTCGGCGACCTGATCGAACAGCACGCGGACACGGACGCGCTGTGGCGGCTCATCGAGTCGGGCGCGCCGCGAGGACTGCCCTTCATTCCACCGGGAGCGCCCGCATGA